The following coding sequences are from one Thermaerobacter subterraneus DSM 13965 window:
- the dxs gene encoding 1-deoxy-D-xylulose-5-phosphate synthase encodes MAEILPRLQGPQDLKAMDEAQLTQLAAEIRRVIIDTVARQGGHLGASLGVVELTLALHRVFDSPKDRIIWDTGHQAYPHKLVTGRFHRFATLRQTGGLSGFLKRDESPHDIVEAGHAGTSISHAVGLARARDLRGEKHHVVAVIGDGALTAGMAFEALNHAGHLGTDLLIVLNDNSMSIAPNVGGLARYLTQIRTDPAYERMRAELERVLEQLPRVGSQAVRWLQRFKDSLKYLVVPGMLFEALGFRYIGPVDGYRLRDLIRVLESTRSMRGPVLVHVITQKGKGYAPAEGDPWTWHGPRPFNPATGKMEPARPGEPPSYTSVFARTLVELARNEPRLVAITAAMPDGTGVATFARAFPERAFDVGIAEQHAVTFAAGLALGGLRPVVAIYSTFLQRAFDQVVHDVGLQRLPVIFAIDRAGIVGADGETHQGLYDIAYLRPLPGFVLMAPRDENELQHMLKTAVAYEAGPVAIRWPRGSGVGVPLEEPRVLPIGRAELLRSGRDVALIAYGPLAHAALKAAGQLAQEGIQAAVVNARFAKPLDEALLCDLLATTRCAVTIEEHVLAGGFGSAVLEMAARHGLDARIRCLGVPDRVVEHGDPAHFRTLFGLTPEGIARAARELVGAAAPRRRRAGG; translated from the coding sequence CTGGCCGAGATCCTCCCGCGGCTGCAAGGGCCGCAGGACCTCAAGGCGATGGATGAGGCCCAGCTCACGCAACTGGCGGCGGAGATCCGGCGGGTCATCATCGACACCGTGGCCCGGCAGGGCGGCCATCTGGGGGCCAGCCTGGGCGTGGTGGAGCTCACCCTGGCCCTGCACCGGGTCTTCGACAGCCCGAAGGACCGGATCATCTGGGACACCGGCCACCAGGCCTATCCCCACAAGCTGGTGACCGGCCGGTTCCACCGGTTTGCCACCCTGCGCCAGACCGGCGGTCTCAGCGGCTTCCTGAAACGGGACGAGAGCCCCCACGACATCGTCGAGGCAGGCCATGCGGGCACCTCCATCTCCCACGCCGTGGGCCTGGCCCGGGCCCGGGACCTGCGCGGGGAGAAGCATCACGTGGTGGCGGTCATCGGCGACGGCGCGCTGACCGCCGGCATGGCCTTCGAGGCGCTGAACCATGCCGGGCACCTGGGCACCGACCTGCTCATCGTCCTCAACGACAACTCCATGTCCATCGCCCCCAACGTGGGAGGCCTGGCCCGCTACCTCACCCAGATTCGCACCGATCCCGCCTACGAGCGCATGCGCGCGGAACTGGAACGGGTGCTGGAGCAACTGCCCCGGGTCGGCAGCCAGGCGGTGCGCTGGCTCCAGCGCTTCAAGGACAGCCTCAAGTACCTGGTGGTACCCGGCATGCTCTTCGAGGCGCTGGGCTTCCGCTACATCGGCCCGGTGGACGGCTACCGGCTGCGGGATCTCATCCGGGTCCTGGAAAGCACGCGGTCCATGCGGGGGCCCGTCCTGGTCCACGTCATCACCCAGAAGGGCAAGGGCTACGCGCCGGCGGAGGGCGATCCGTGGACGTGGCACGGGCCGAGGCCCTTCAACCCCGCCACCGGCAAGATGGAGCCGGCCCGGCCGGGCGAGCCGCCCTCGTACACCAGCGTCTTCGCCCGGACCCTGGTGGAACTGGCCCGGAACGAGCCGCGCCTGGTGGCCATCACCGCCGCCATGCCCGACGGGACGGGGGTCGCCACCTTTGCCCGGGCCTTTCCGGAACGTGCCTTTGACGTGGGCATCGCCGAGCAGCACGCGGTGACCTTTGCGGCCGGGCTTGCCCTGGGCGGGCTCCGGCCGGTGGTGGCCATCTACTCCACCTTCTTGCAGCGGGCCTTCGACCAGGTGGTCCATGACGTGGGGCTGCAGCGCCTGCCGGTGATCTTCGCCATCGACCGGGCGGGCATCGTGGGCGCCGACGGCGAGACCCACCAGGGGCTTTACGACATCGCCTACCTGCGCCCGCTGCCCGGGTTCGTGCTCATGGCGCCCCGGGACGAGAACGAGCTGCAGCACATGCTCAAGACCGCCGTGGCCTACGAGGCCGGTCCGGTGGCGATCCGCTGGCCACGGGGCAGCGGGGTGGGCGTCCCGCTGGAGGAGCCGCGGGTTCTTCCCATCGGTCGGGCGGAACTGCTGCGCTCCGGCCGGGACGTGGCCCTCATCGCCTATGGACCCCTGGCCCATGCCGCCCTGAAGGCCGCCGGCCAGCTGGCCCAGGAGGGAATCCAGGCAGCGGTGGTCAACGCGCGGTTTGCCAAGCCCCTGGACGAGGCGTTGCTCTGCGACCTGCTGGCCACGACCCGCTGCGCCGTCACCATCGAGGAGCACGTGCTGGCCGGCGGGTTCGGCAGCGCCGTCCTGGAGATGGCGGCCCGGCACGGCCTGGATGCACGCATCCGGTGCCTGGGCGTGCCGGACCGGGTGGTCGAACACGGCGACCCGGCGCACTTCCGCACCCTCTTCGGCCTTACGCCAGAGGGCATTGCCAGGGCCGCCCGGGAGCTGGTGGGCGCCGCCGCCCCCAGGCGGCGCCGGGCCGGCGGATGA
- a CDS encoding NAD(+)/NADH kinase: MTMEYTGSRGPLRWVGLFATKPAGQEMAARLAPWLDRRGVAVVHLPAAGVDGPRETRGWPAEAGVVVSLGGDGTLLRAARVVPAAVPLLGVNLGRVGFLAEVSPAEVWDMLPAVLEGRFVLDERRLLEGTAGGQDLWAVNDLVVRSGATARLLRLRLTVDGQLAAEMAGDGVVLATATGSTAYGLAAGGPAVPPDLECLVVVPLNSFSLGVRPFLVAPQRAVTVELVEGDALVTADGQESRPLAAGQQLVARLGRRTLRLVRRSPWPFYEVLRAKLFTTPEGGGRR; encoded by the coding sequence ATGACGATGGAATATACTGGATCTCGCGGGCCACTGCGCTGGGTGGGACTGTTCGCGACGAAACCGGCCGGTCAGGAAATGGCTGCCCGGCTCGCCCCCTGGCTTGACCGCCGCGGCGTGGCGGTGGTGCATCTGCCGGCGGCGGGGGTCGACGGGCCGCGGGAAACCCGGGGGTGGCCGGCAGAGGCGGGCGTGGTCGTCTCGTTGGGAGGCGACGGCACCTTGTTGCGGGCGGCGCGGGTGGTGCCGGCGGCGGTGCCGCTGCTGGGCGTCAACCTGGGCCGGGTGGGCTTTCTGGCCGAGGTGTCGCCCGCCGAGGTCTGGGACATGCTGCCCGCGGTGCTGGAGGGCCGGTTCGTCCTGGACGAGCGCCGCCTCCTGGAGGGGACGGCGGGCGGCCAGGACCTCTGGGCGGTGAACGACCTGGTGGTGCGCAGCGGGGCCACCGCGCGCCTCCTGCGCCTGCGCCTGACGGTGGACGGCCAGCTGGCGGCGGAGATGGCCGGTGACGGCGTGGTGCTGGCGACCGCCACCGGGTCGACGGCCTACGGGCTGGCGGCGGGCGGCCCGGCGGTGCCGCCGGACCTGGAATGCCTGGTGGTGGTGCCCCTCAATTCCTTCAGCCTGGGGGTGCGGCCGTTTCTGGTGGCCCCGCAACGGGCGGTGACGGTGGAACTGGTGGAAGGCGATGCGCTGGTGACGGCCGACGGCCAGGAGAGCCGCCCGCTGGCCGCCGGGCAGCAGCTCGTGGCCCGGCTGGGCCGCCGCACCCTGCGACTGGTACGGCGGAGCCCGTGGCCTTTCTATGAGGTCCTGCGGGCCAAGCTCTTTACCACGCCCGAAGGAGGGGGGCGCCGGTGA
- a CDS encoding M20 family metallopeptidase, with protein sequence MNGEPAGGARGSGQGPGAGYGQGGSGRTSGGPAPRAGGGAASVPGPAAGPGRYKPGAGAAGPAPAVARLAARLARLTEEARPAMEELLADLVNHDSPSDHKPLLDRLAGRLQEELTRRGARVRRIRQEQAGDHLVARLFPDAGTRGAAGPGGEAAMAAGSPGPGSHRRRGVLLLAHYDTVWPPGEAARRPFRREGGRGYGPGVFDMKAGIVIGLAALEALAALCGAAGADGALEPPPVTFLLTSDEETGSRTSRTLIEELARQHQAVLVLEPAAAGRLKTARKGVGDFRLVVEGREAHAGNDPDRGVSAVEELARQILRLHALTDPGRGTTVNVGVVRGGLRPNVVAGCAEAAVDVRVATLDEARRIEDLFRRWEAVLPGARVQLLGAFERPPMEFTPGNQALFRRAQAVGHRLGMDVEGTAVGGASDGNFTSALGVPTLDGLGATGDGAHSPDEHVDLDAMPRRAALVAGLILDLGERPLDAGAGSGQDGTR encoded by the coding sequence GTGAACGGAGAACCAGCGGGTGGAGCAAGGGGCTCCGGGCAAGGGCCTGGTGCCGGGTACGGGCAGGGCGGCAGCGGGCGCACGTCCGGCGGGCCGGCGCCGCGGGCCGGGGGCGGTGCGGCGTCTGTCCCCGGGCCGGCGGCCGGTCCGGGCCGGTACAAGCCCGGGGCCGGCGCCGCCGGGCCGGCTCCGGCCGTGGCCCGGCTGGCAGCCCGCCTGGCTCGCCTCACCGAGGAGGCGCGCCCGGCCATGGAGGAGCTGCTGGCGGACCTGGTGAACCACGACTCCCCCAGTGACCATAAGCCCCTGCTGGACCGGCTGGCCGGCCGGCTCCAGGAGGAACTGACCCGCAGGGGAGCCCGGGTGCGGCGGATCCGCCAGGAACAGGCCGGCGACCACCTGGTGGCCCGGCTCTTCCCGGACGCCGGGACCCGCGGAGCCGCCGGGCCAGGAGGGGAGGCGGCCATGGCGGCCGGTTCGCCCGGCCCGGGGAGCCACCGCCGGAGGGGCGTCCTGCTCCTGGCCCACTACGATACCGTATGGCCCCCGGGGGAAGCGGCGCGGCGGCCCTTCCGCCGGGAGGGCGGGCGGGGCTACGGGCCCGGTGTCTTCGACATGAAGGCCGGGATCGTCATCGGCCTGGCCGCCCTGGAGGCGCTGGCGGCGCTCTGCGGGGCAGCAGGTGCGGATGGGGCCTTGGAGCCCCCGCCCGTGACCTTCCTCCTCACTTCCGACGAGGAGACGGGGAGCCGCACCTCCCGGACACTGATCGAGGAACTGGCCCGGCAGCACCAGGCGGTGCTGGTGCTGGAGCCGGCCGCGGCGGGGCGGCTGAAGACGGCCCGCAAGGGAGTGGGCGATTTCCGGCTGGTGGTGGAGGGCCGGGAAGCTCACGCAGGCAACGATCCGGACCGAGGCGTCAGCGCCGTGGAGGAACTGGCCCGGCAGATCCTGCGCCTGCACGCCTTGACCGATCCGGGCCGGGGCACCACGGTCAACGTGGGCGTGGTGCGCGGCGGCCTGCGCCCCAACGTGGTGGCCGGCTGCGCCGAAGCGGCCGTCGACGTGCGGGTTGCCACCCTGGACGAAGCCCGGCGCATTGAGGATCTCTTCCGCCGGTGGGAGGCGGTTCTCCCGGGAGCGCGGGTGCAGTTGCTAGGCGCTTTCGAGCGGCCGCCCATGGAGTTCACGCCGGGCAACCAGGCCCTGTTCCGGCGGGCCCAAGCGGTGGGGCACCGGCTGGGGATGGACGTGGAAGGCACCGCCGTGGGCGGCGCCAGCGACGGCAACTTCACTTCCGCCCTGGGCGTACCCACTCTGGACGGGCTCGGTGCCACGGGCGACGGCGCCCACTCCCCGGATGAGCACGTGGATCTGGACGCGATGCCGCGGCGCGCGGCGCTGGTGGCGGGCCTGATCCTGGACCTGGGGGAGCGCCCCTTGGACGCCGGCGCCGGTTCAGGGCAGGACGGGACCCGATGA
- a CDS encoding dihydrodipicolinate synthase family protein, which yields MALELDGIWAPLVTPFAEDEALDLEALAFNVQLYGQTPLRGYVALGTTGEFVHLSDEERGQVIETVVRAARADGRPVIAGVGGHATRVAIEQARRAADAGAAALLVWPPFYYKARMQAEALIDYFAAVADASPVPVILYHIPQNTGVNLSPAVVGELAAHPNIAGIKDSSGQPAQTIAFLREGGPRFRVFVGSTTALLAGLAAGAAGGILAAANLAPYECCEVYDHARAGRWAEAAEIYRRVAAVDEMVAGMGLGALKAVLDMLGYRGGHPRRPLVRPDEPQLDPLRLLLREQRLLGC from the coding sequence GTGGCGCTGGAGCTTGACGGCATCTGGGCTCCGCTGGTGACCCCCTTCGCGGAGGATGAGGCGCTGGACCTGGAGGCGCTGGCGTTCAACGTGCAGCTCTACGGCCAGACGCCCCTGCGGGGCTACGTGGCCCTGGGTACCACGGGCGAGTTCGTCCACCTGAGCGACGAGGAGCGGGGCCAGGTGATCGAGACGGTGGTGCGGGCCGCGCGGGCCGATGGCCGGCCGGTGATCGCGGGGGTGGGCGGCCACGCCACCCGGGTGGCCATCGAGCAGGCGCGACGGGCAGCCGACGCCGGGGCCGCAGCCCTGCTGGTCTGGCCGCCGTTCTACTACAAGGCCCGGATGCAGGCCGAGGCCTTGATCGACTACTTCGCCGCCGTGGCCGACGCCTCGCCGGTGCCGGTCATCCTCTACCACATCCCGCAGAACACCGGGGTCAACCTGTCGCCGGCGGTGGTCGGCGAGCTGGCGGCCCATCCCAACATCGCGGGCATCAAGGACAGCAGTGGCCAGCCCGCCCAGACCATCGCCTTCCTGCGCGAGGGCGGGCCCCGCTTCCGGGTGTTCGTGGGGTCGACCACGGCCCTCCTGGCCGGCCTGGCCGCCGGGGCTGCCGGCGGCATCCTGGCGGCCGCCAACCTGGCTCCCTATGAATGCTGTGAGGTGTACGACCACGCCCGGGCGGGTCGCTGGGCCGAAGCGGCGGAGATCTACCGCCGGGTGGCGGCCGTGGACGAGATGGTGGCCGGCATGGGATTGGGTGCCCTGAAGGCGGTGCTGGACATGCTGGGTTATCGGGGCGGCCATCCCCGCCGCCCGCTGGTGCGTCCCGATGAGCCCCAGCTGGACCCGCTGCGCCTGCTCTTGCGGGAGCAGCGGCTTCTGGGATGCTGA
- the recN gene encoding DNA repair protein RecN codes for MLAELVIENIALIDTAHVEFGPGLNLLTGETGAGKSILIDALGLALGDRASPDRVREGAESGRVDAVFHIGRAPGPRLAAVLEEAGLQPDEDGRLILTREVSRAGRSTARINGRPVTTALLRQVGALLVEVHGQGDNQALLDPDQQLEWLDALAGGEVAALRAQLADRVARLRELAARLRHLAADPRERERELDLLRFQRDEIDAAQLVPGEEDELAARRRLLAGAERLARHLGEAYEALYAAGSSAADRLGEAARALEEASAIDPALAGLAQRVRGLEYEVEEAARDVRSRAAAVEYDPDALAQVEERLARLQDLKRKYGDSIEEILAYRRQVAERIAELEGAAERVAMLEAERQRILAEAAGLARQLHQARREAAGRLSRQLRPILAALGMPGAGLSVAFQTVPDPAGVPWEGGTVRLTERGVDRVEFLLAPNPGEPPRPLARAASGGERSRVMLALRSLHVTAGEVPTVIFDEVDTGVGGETAWAVGQRLAALARARQVLCVTHLAPITALADRHLAVRKETRGGRTRTTIRTLAGEERLQELARMLGTGSGQEGTGAARLLLERARKLRQAG; via the coding sequence GTGCTGGCGGAGCTGGTGATCGAGAACATCGCGTTGATCGATACCGCCCACGTGGAATTCGGTCCCGGCCTCAACCTCTTGACCGGCGAGACGGGGGCGGGCAAGTCCATCCTGATCGACGCCCTGGGCCTCGCCCTGGGGGACCGGGCCAGCCCCGACCGGGTCCGCGAGGGTGCGGAATCCGGCCGGGTGGACGCCGTCTTTCACATCGGACGGGCCCCGGGCCCCCGGCTGGCGGCGGTCCTGGAGGAGGCGGGACTGCAGCCCGACGAGGACGGCCGGCTGATCCTGACGCGGGAGGTCAGCCGGGCCGGGCGCAGCACGGCGCGCATCAACGGCCGGCCGGTCACCACAGCCCTGCTGCGCCAGGTGGGAGCGCTGCTGGTGGAGGTTCACGGCCAGGGCGACAACCAGGCCCTGCTGGATCCCGACCAGCAGCTGGAGTGGCTGGATGCCCTGGCGGGCGGCGAAGTGGCGGCCCTGCGCGCGCAGCTGGCCGACAGGGTCGCGCGGCTGCGGGAACTGGCCGCCCGCCTGCGGCACCTGGCCGCGGACCCGCGGGAGCGGGAGCGCGAGCTCGACCTGCTGCGCTTTCAGCGCGACGAGATCGACGCCGCCCAGCTGGTGCCCGGCGAGGAGGACGAGCTGGCGGCCCGCCGGCGGCTGCTGGCTGGGGCGGAGCGGCTGGCCCGCCACCTGGGCGAGGCCTACGAGGCCCTGTACGCCGCCGGCTCCTCCGCCGCCGACCGGCTGGGCGAAGCAGCCCGGGCCCTGGAGGAAGCCAGCGCCATCGATCCCGCCCTGGCCGGCCTGGCCCAGCGGGTGCGGGGTCTGGAGTACGAGGTGGAAGAGGCGGCCCGGGACGTCCGGTCAAGGGCGGCGGCCGTCGAGTATGATCCCGACGCTCTGGCCCAGGTGGAGGAACGCCTGGCCCGCCTTCAGGACCTCAAGCGCAAGTACGGCGATTCCATCGAGGAGATCCTGGCCTACCGGCGCCAGGTGGCGGAGCGCATCGCCGAGCTGGAGGGCGCGGCCGAGCGGGTGGCCATGCTGGAAGCGGAACGGCAGCGGATCCTGGCCGAGGCGGCCGGCCTGGCGCGCCAGCTCCACCAGGCGCGCCGGGAGGCGGCCGGCCGGCTGAGCCGCCAGCTGCGGCCCATCCTGGCCGCCCTGGGCATGCCGGGAGCCGGCTTGTCGGTCGCCTTCCAGACGGTCCCCGACCCGGCTGGTGTCCCCTGGGAGGGCGGCACGGTCCGCCTGACCGAAAGGGGCGTCGACCGGGTGGAGTTTTTGCTGGCGCCCAACCCGGGCGAGCCGCCCAGGCCCCTGGCGCGCGCCGCTTCCGGCGGCGAGCGGTCGCGGGTGATGCTGGCCTTGCGCAGCCTGCACGTGACAGCCGGAGAGGTGCCTACGGTGATCTTCGACGAGGTCGACACCGGCGTGGGCGGCGAGACGGCGTGGGCCGTGGGCCAGCGCCTGGCGGCCCTGGCGCGGGCTCGCCAGGTCCTCTGCGTCACCCACCTGGCACCCATCACCGCCCTTGCCGACCGGCACCTGGCGGTCCGCAAGGAGACCCGCGGCGGGCGGACCCGCACCACGATCCGCACCCTTGCAGGAGAAGAGCGGCTGCAAGAGCTGGCCCGCATGCTGGGCACGGGTTCGGGTCAGGAGGGAACCGGGGCGGCGCGCCTGCTGCTGGAGCGCGCCCGGAAGCTTCGCCAGGCTGGATGA
- the spo0A gene encoding sporulation transcription factor Spo0A, which yields MVQAATAMAQPAPALPAEPIRVLIADDNREFCELLATYLEQQPDMELVGIAHDGQDVVERIQSSAPDVVLLDVIMPHLDGIGVLETLAAMELPRRPQVVMLTAFGQESVSRRVAELGASYFVLKPFDLDVLADRIRQVAGAGRQPARRAPAPARDRNLEVEVTNLLHQIGIPAHIKGYLYLREAILRVVHRVELLGAVTKELYPSIAVKYDTTPSRVERAIRHAIEVAWNRGNMDVVNRLFGHTVHADRGKPTNSEFIAMVADRLRMNMK from the coding sequence ATGGTGCAGGCCGCAACCGCTATGGCACAGCCGGCGCCCGCCCTGCCGGCGGAGCCGATTCGCGTCCTGATCGCCGATGACAACCGGGAATTTTGCGAGCTCCTGGCCACCTACCTGGAACAGCAGCCGGACATGGAACTGGTGGGCATCGCCCACGATGGCCAGGACGTGGTGGAGCGGATCCAGTCCTCCGCACCCGATGTGGTCCTGCTGGACGTCATCATGCCCCACCTGGACGGCATCGGGGTTCTGGAGACCCTGGCGGCCATGGAGCTGCCACGCCGTCCCCAGGTCGTGATGCTGACGGCCTTCGGGCAGGAGTCCGTCAGCCGGCGGGTGGCGGAGCTGGGTGCCAGCTACTTTGTTTTGAAGCCCTTCGACCTGGACGTCCTGGCGGACCGCATCCGCCAGGTCGCGGGAGCCGGGCGGCAGCCTGCACGCCGGGCGCCTGCGCCGGCCCGGGACCGCAACCTGGAAGTCGAAGTGACGAACCTGCTCCACCAGATCGGGATCCCGGCCCACATCAAGGGGTATCTTTACCTCCGGGAGGCCATCCTGCGCGTGGTCCACCGGGTCGAGCTGCTTGGTGCCGTGACCAAGGAGCTCTATCCCTCCATTGCCGTCAAGTACGACACCACGCCCAGCCGGGTCGAGCGGGCGATCCGGCATGCCATCGAAGTGGCGTGGAACCGCGGCAACATGGACGTGGTGAACCGGCTCTTCGGCCATACGGTGCACGCCGACCGGGGCAAGCCGACCAATTCGGAGTTCATCGCCATGGTGGCGGACCGCCTGCGGATGAACATGAAGTAG
- the argR gene encoding arginine repressor, whose amino-acid sequence MKSRRQRLILEIIQTMPIETQEELVRELERRGFPATQATVSRDIKELGLVKSPTGDGRYCYALPEAAPGGRERLRRLFRESLLDIDVSENLVVVKTLRGTAAAAGEAIDQLGWTEIVGTVAGDNTVLVVVRSRELAPAVAERFRELAR is encoded by the coding sequence GTGAAGTCCAGGCGCCAGCGCCTGATCCTGGAGATCATCCAGACCATGCCCATCGAAACCCAGGAAGAACTGGTCCGGGAACTGGAACGGCGGGGATTCCCGGCTACCCAGGCCACCGTCTCCCGCGACATCAAGGAGCTGGGGCTGGTCAAGTCGCCCACGGGCGACGGCCGCTACTGTTACGCTTTGCCGGAGGCGGCACCCGGCGGGCGCGAGCGCCTGCGGCGGCTCTTCCGCGAGTCGCTGCTGGACATCGACGTCAGCGAGAACCTGGTGGTGGTGAAGACCCTTCGCGGCACCGCCGCCGCGGCGGGCGAGGCCATTGACCAGCTGGGCTGGACCGAGATCGTGGGCACGGTGGCCGGAGACAATACGGTGCTGGTGGTGGTCCGCTCGCGGGAACTGGCGCCGGCGGTGGCCGAGCGGTTCCGGGAGCTGGCCCGGTAG
- the spoIVB gene encoding SpoIVB peptidase produces MPLRPARVRRAGVWGAAAAAFLLVLLARWQVAIPGHVRLTPDSVQKLGPGLPIPISVRAEPPGVLDVGGGTGGTTRLPLSLAAQRPGVARLEMSLFGWMPLRPVTVEVVPRVEVVPGGQAVGVMVQARGVLVVDYAPVPLDGGGTAEPARQAGLKPGDLITRINGEPVDSDAEAVRLIDRAGRQGEPVEVEVRRGDQVLTRRIEPLYNRDQQRFAIGIWVRDRVAGVGTLTFYHPGTGRYAALGHVVADPETQVPLPVGDGQILPARITAIEPSRRGDPGEKIGVVPPGATALGTIDRNTPVGIAGRLLAEPRPGPVRHPVPVATAGEVHPGPAQILTVLDGEEPRAFQVEIQRVTGAGDGRDLVIRVTDPELLARTGGIVQGMSGSPILQDGRLVGAVTHVFVNDATRGYGVLAERMLEPAGLAGPAAAPTAQGGLPAPDGAQAVSAGARWGPAAGEVPAAMAVEEPARNGLVITPGPGSLRGPGFPAFHPTRRPGRGRRLGGKQALAPQTPGTRRRLSVTHALSRTGAASCRISSTSFVVIPAGVARAADKHDEGPRGS; encoded by the coding sequence ATGCCCTTGCGCCCAGCGCGAGTCCGGAGGGCCGGGGTGTGGGGCGCGGCGGCGGCCGCGTTCCTCCTGGTACTGCTGGCCCGCTGGCAGGTGGCGATTCCCGGTCACGTCCGGCTCACGCCGGATTCGGTGCAGAAGCTCGGGCCTGGCCTTCCCATCCCCATCTCGGTGCGGGCCGAACCGCCAGGTGTGCTGGACGTGGGCGGGGGAACCGGCGGCACCACCCGCCTTCCCCTGTCGCTGGCGGCCCAGCGGCCCGGCGTGGCCCGCCTGGAGATGAGCCTCTTCGGGTGGATGCCCCTGCGGCCCGTCACCGTGGAGGTGGTACCCCGGGTCGAGGTGGTTCCGGGGGGCCAGGCGGTGGGCGTGATGGTGCAGGCCCGTGGCGTGCTGGTGGTGGACTACGCGCCGGTGCCCCTGGACGGTGGCGGCACGGCGGAGCCGGCGCGGCAGGCCGGGCTGAAACCGGGGGATCTGATCACCCGCATCAACGGCGAACCGGTGGACAGCGATGCCGAAGCCGTCCGGCTGATCGACCGGGCGGGCCGGCAGGGCGAACCGGTGGAGGTGGAGGTGCGGCGCGGGGACCAGGTGCTTACCCGCCGCATCGAGCCGCTTTACAACCGGGACCAGCAACGCTTTGCCATCGGCATCTGGGTGCGCGACCGGGTGGCCGGGGTGGGGACCCTGACTTTCTACCATCCGGGCACCGGTCGTTACGCCGCCCTGGGTCACGTGGTGGCGGACCCGGAAACCCAGGTTCCCCTGCCCGTGGGTGACGGCCAGATCCTGCCCGCCCGGATCACGGCCATCGAGCCGTCACGGCGGGGCGATCCAGGGGAGAAGATCGGCGTGGTGCCGCCCGGGGCCACGGCCCTGGGAACCATCGACCGCAACACGCCCGTCGGCATCGCCGGCCGGCTGCTGGCCGAACCGCGCCCGGGACCCGTCCGCCACCCGGTCCCGGTGGCCACGGCCGGCGAGGTCCATCCCGGGCCCGCCCAGATCTTGACCGTCCTGGACGGGGAGGAGCCGCGGGCCTTCCAGGTGGAGATCCAGCGGGTCACCGGCGCCGGGGACGGCCGCGACCTGGTGATCCGGGTGACCGATCCCGAACTGCTGGCCCGGACGGGGGGCATCGTCCAGGGCATGAGCGGCAGCCCCATTCTCCAGGATGGCCGCCTGGTGGGGGCGGTGACCCATGTCTTCGTCAACGATGCCACCCGCGGCTACGGGGTGCTGGCGGAGCGAATGCTGGAGCCGGCCGGCCTGGCAGGGCCGGCTGCAGCCCCCACCGCCCAGGGCGGCCTGCCGGCACCGGACGGCGCGCAGGCGGTATCCGCGGGGGCGCGCTGGGGACCGGCAGCGGGCGAGGTGCCCGCGGCCATGGCGGTGGAGGAACCGGCACGGAACGGCCTGGTGATCACGCCGGGGCCGGGGTCCCTAAGGGGTCCCGGCTTCCCGGCTTTTCACCCCACCCGGCGTCCGGGCCGGGGCCGCCGGCTTGGGGGGAAGCAGGCCCTGGCCCCACAAACTCCCGGGACCCGGCGAAGGTTATCCGTAACGCATGCTTTAAGTCGAACCGGCGCGGCGTCATGTCGGATTTCGTCGACAAGTTTTGTTGTCATTCCGGCAGGAGTTGCCAGGGCGGCTGACAAACACGATGAAGGACCCCGGGGATCCTGA
- a CDS encoding TlyA family RNA methyltransferase produces the protein MSPRGIRLDQLLVERGYFPTRNRARAAILAGRVRVEGQVVDKAGAAVSPDARIEVAGDPIPYVSRGGLKLEHALRAFDLEAAVAGVVAADIGASTGGFTDCLLQHGARRVYAIDVGYGQLAWRLRQDPRVVVMERVNARYLSPGALPELVDLVTADVSFISLRLILPAVRGILVPGGGVIALVKPQFEAGPGDVGKGGIVRDPAVHRRVLAEVAAAADQLGFTLLGLAASPILGADGNREFLALWRAPAGSDAAPQAVVPPDGPAAAAGVRVAGPVPREPGSALVRALAGRAELAGEARRRRIGELAP, from the coding sequence GTGAGCCCGCGAGGGATACGGCTCGATCAGCTCCTGGTGGAACGCGGTTACTTTCCGACCCGGAACCGGGCTCGGGCCGCCATCCTGGCCGGGCGCGTGCGGGTCGAGGGCCAGGTGGTGGACAAGGCGGGGGCGGCGGTGTCGCCCGATGCCCGGATCGAGGTGGCGGGCGATCCCATCCCCTACGTCAGCCGGGGCGGGCTCAAGCTGGAGCATGCCCTGCGCGCCTTCGACCTGGAGGCGGCGGTGGCAGGGGTGGTGGCCGCCGACATCGGCGCCTCGACCGGGGGGTTCACCGATTGCTTGCTCCAGCATGGCGCCCGCCGGGTCTACGCCATCGACGTGGGGTACGGCCAGCTGGCCTGGCGGTTGCGCCAGGATCCCCGCGTGGTGGTGATGGAGCGGGTCAATGCCCGCTACCTGTCGCCCGGCGCCCTGCCGGAGCTCGTGGACCTGGTCACCGCGGACGTGTCCTTCATCTCCTTGCGCCTGATCCTGCCCGCCGTCCGGGGCATTCTGGTGCCGGGGGGCGGGGTGATCGCCCTCGTCAAGCCCCAGTTCGAGGCAGGCCCCGGCGACGTGGGCAAGGGCGGGATCGTCCGGGACCCGGCGGTCCACCGGCGGGTCCTGGCGGAGGTTGCCGCGGCGGCCGACCAGCTCGGGTTCACCCTGCTGGGTCTTGCCGCCTCGCCCATCCTGGGAGCAGACGGCAACCGCGAGTTTTTGGCCCTGTGGCGGGCCCCCGCGGGCAGTGATGCGGCGCCGCAAGCCGTCGTGCCCCCGGACGGCCCGGCCGCCGCTGCGGGGGTGAGGGTCGCCGGCCCGGTCCCCCGGGAGCCCGGCTCGGCGCTGGTCAGGGCGCTGGCCGGACGTGCCGAGCTGGCCGGGGAAGCCCGCCGCCGGCGCATCGGCGAGCTGGCCCCGTGA